The following proteins come from a genomic window of Acetivibrio cellulolyticus CD2:
- a CDS encoding S-layer homology domain-containing protein, whose protein sequence is MKLLRNVLAMVLIIAILSGPIPLFQQYVMAAAVPVNIYTDSFSNGILTIHWDKVSGAKSFLVSYHTPDIGVQTIKRNVAENTCVISSLQNDYIYDIKVEIYSEVDFGGSLIAEGLMYYLPRISFYASRVDQTRVPIEGGGYEIGNKPRLNLKWVMPKVWDGDLGQFTNANGEDALDFVRANLNDVYGTSIDVSKLNFKINISSSLSTLNSGSSQSAIIVNSESEGYNAYVSGNQDFTSKVLGPDMDGYLSMELIGRKDKSTALPAVEEYGLPDGDILPGTVYYMNIKLSYQNHAGLSKYVTTVGDPTDLNGSVLMDTFPYTYTPLRFQLSKDSADNVYIKIYKVNQGSLDLPRLYYEVQCSDDETIKGDWSIKKTIDDSFFASGAESALTLISGVGANNKVFYKIVVKTDTTNDRIESMPMDYTLSEDTSKSPVPTGITIVDRQLVTRTVVINGTSVVQKSSDITISWDKPANWDKIRANTDKNADVVYHILLNMTENEDSSMPYPELKAGGTVYGYFPLVYRRVVYFSSKQVTENGNHLEYTIRGFNLFKGSYYDGLDVDGNPVIVPKDITPDEKYPSFLLPNKVYYMQMYTTNNLNRDTNETEDMSDKSVILSFTTRAAEEIDVPLPKNLRLNINDADVIVGDTNEVSNYIELQLDKVDISWNNYISDTTVSKEVYYDIYMSNRTDLTSFKLIGTTENPDGDIAFIGADDVQSTSIRLVVREFSKGTTAYTNFGSKLRPNTTYYFVAKTRLRSGGLKTEKESAYTTLLPVTTVKGVIGEPDESSKRPYAPIDFKIAVDGEGNQIITSTKVTFSWTRDETDVLYNIICSSRKLDANEGLYEGSNDAIYQSFKANFGNIILDPSLESLPENFEYNPVSKECKYTFNKWLFPNKLYYFSIRAIKKANNKIYSSWVSIPVTTRLIEQPEYLEAVSDVQLGFFFDDEDTETLAEDYSVYIKSEKDLKFNLINKNKYTFVKFGSTSYVRLTNLEAGTYYDVKVYKDDGNTLVYKKEDLKTRDAYHQVELKWRGLSQYKYEVSVKSLTDDSYILLDDANLEEYTNSQGKILPYYAEKNIKTSGTDYEFYYARIKTIPVKLGDGTFEDQPLKANTKYYIKVRAKKIDPVDLSIVSYSKYLGPVFIRTDFNQNDYDEEDNNTKTQAAFMDRINKLEDALFWRIGIENGEENKLLLKGERVVNAIENSGNYPFTLDISYYAKGTSLDTIYIPVDVFRTLDRENKNLLIRTSGAEYSIRPNTFNLDLRPEIKDLKAHGNINEIYFMLNIGRNESPKVSTPKGLKAVSDINELEVRTIGTSITYKQLKSQIDDRIYNKSSGLVQEKLGTLLDTLPSIDSSRLEDIITDSIDDIELELSKFIYYKVEGGNGITSIVVKSASIKDFDYPILAKINYTGEVGLKLPYVRYDDNTKWQKLNQSAITSKNNLAFNVVKTGEYTILLEEEIASDLTDNYKQTPDVKLLLSKYDLSEVFGDMSAFYPEDNVKVKEIILLYEKVMGLDKGNGGLTINQKAQKYGLESLIGFGGVVRDISRQETAKVVMLIYSSKTGVSINSLIPTRSSNAKDLTAVDDMYYKDVLISVDLGVLGLSDEGRFQPDGTITRGELASAVVKVLGLTGDI, encoded by the coding sequence ATGAAATTATTAAGAAATGTGCTTGCCATGGTTCTAATAATTGCAATACTATCGGGGCCTATTCCATTATTTCAACAATACGTAATGGCTGCTGCTGTTCCTGTTAATATTTATACTGACAGTTTTAGTAATGGAATTCTTACTATTCATTGGGATAAGGTTTCAGGGGCAAAATCCTTTTTGGTGAGCTATCATACACCTGATATTGGAGTTCAGACTATCAAAAGAAATGTAGCAGAAAATACATGTGTTATTTCCAGCCTTCAGAATGATTATATCTATGATATAAAAGTTGAGATATATAGTGAAGTTGATTTCGGCGGAAGTCTTATTGCTGAAGGGTTAATGTACTATCTTCCGCGAATTTCATTTTATGCGTCCAGAGTAGATCAAACAAGGGTGCCTATAGAGGGCGGAGGATATGAAATCGGAAATAAGCCGCGTCTTAATTTAAAATGGGTAATGCCAAAGGTTTGGGATGGTGATTTAGGTCAGTTTACAAATGCAAATGGGGAAGATGCACTGGATTTTGTTAGGGCAAACCTAAATGATGTTTATGGAACCAGTATTGATGTATCTAAATTGAATTTCAAAATAAATATATCAAGCAGTTTATCTACACTAAACAGTGGATCTTCACAGTCGGCTATAATTGTTAATTCCGAAAGTGAGGGTTATAATGCATATGTGTCAGGAAATCAGGATTTCACTTCAAAAGTATTAGGACCTGACATGGATGGTTATTTGAGCATGGAATTAATCGGAAGGAAAGATAAGTCTACAGCTTTGCCAGCGGTTGAAGAATATGGTTTACCGGATGGGGATATACTTCCGGGAACAGTTTATTATATGAATATCAAGCTTTCGTATCAGAATCATGCTGGACTTAGCAAATATGTGACAACAGTTGGAGATCCGACTGACTTAAACGGAAGTGTTCTAATGGATACATTCCCATATACATACACTCCATTAAGGTTTCAACTTTCTAAAGACTCAGCAGACAATGTTTACATAAAAATATATAAGGTTAATCAGGGAAGCCTTGATCTTCCAAGACTGTATTATGAGGTACAGTGTAGTGATGATGAGACTATAAAGGGAGATTGGAGTATCAAAAAGACAATAGATGACAGCTTTTTTGCTTCTGGAGCTGAAAGTGCGTTAACTCTGATATCAGGTGTAGGAGCAAATAATAAGGTTTTCTACAAGATTGTTGTTAAGACTGATACAACCAATGACAGAATTGAATCAATGCCTATGGACTATACTCTGTCGGAGGATACAAGTAAATCCCCTGTTCCAACTGGCATAACAATAGTTGACAGACAGCTGGTAACAAGGACGGTGGTAATTAACGGCACCTCTGTAGTTCAAAAGTCATCAGACATTACCATATCATGGGATAAGCCTGCCAATTGGGATAAAATAAGGGCAAATACTGATAAGAATGCAGATGTTGTATATCACATATTATTGAACATGACAGAGAATGAGGATAGCTCAATGCCATATCCTGAGCTTAAGGCTGGTGGGACAGTATATGGCTACTTTCCGTTAGTATATAGGAGAGTGGTGTATTTCTCTTCAAAGCAAGTTACCGAGAATGGCAACCATCTGGAGTATACTATTCGGGGCTTTAATCTTTTTAAAGGATCATATTATGACGGATTGGACGTGGACGGCAATCCGGTTATAGTTCCGAAAGATATAACACCTGACGAAAAATACCCGAGTTTTTTGCTTCCAAACAAGGTTTATTATATGCAGATGTATACAACAAATAATCTTAACCGAGATACGAATGAGACTGAGGATATGTCTGACAAATCAGTAATATTAAGCTTTACAACAAGAGCAGCGGAAGAAATTGATGTACCCCTACCGAAAAACCTAAGATTAAATATTAATGATGCGGACGTAATAGTTGGTGACACAAATGAAGTTTCAAATTATATTGAGCTTCAGCTTGATAAGGTTGATATAAGTTGGAATAACTACATATCGGACACAACCGTTTCCAAGGAAGTGTATTATGATATATATATGAGTAACAGAACGGATTTGACATCGTTCAAGCTTATTGGGACAACTGAGAATCCTGATGGGGATATTGCATTTATAGGTGCAGATGACGTACAGAGTACATCAATAAGATTGGTAGTCAGGGAGTTCTCTAAAGGGACAACAGCATATACTAATTTTGGTTCTAAACTAAGACCAAACACAACTTATTATTTTGTTGCAAAAACAAGGTTGCGTTCAGGGGGATTAAAGACGGAGAAGGAATCCGCGTATACTACACTTTTGCCTGTTACAACAGTAAAAGGCGTAATTGGAGAACCGGATGAATCATCAAAACGGCCTTATGCTCCTATAGATTTTAAGATTGCAGTAGACGGTGAAGGAAACCAAATTATTACTAGTACGAAAGTTACTTTTAGCTGGACAAGGGATGAAACTGATGTGCTTTACAATATTATCTGTTCATCCAGAAAGCTTGATGCCAATGAAGGGCTATATGAAGGAAGTAACGATGCAATATATCAGAGCTTCAAAGCGAACTTTGGTAATATCATCCTCGATCCATCCCTTGAAAGTTTACCAGAGAATTTTGAATATAATCCAGTATCAAAAGAATGCAAATATACCTTTAATAAATGGCTTTTCCCCAATAAGTTGTACTATTTCAGCATAAGAGCCATAAAGAAAGCAAATAATAAGATATACAGTTCTTGGGTCTCAATACCTGTAACTACAAGGCTTATCGAACAGCCGGAGTATTTGGAAGCTGTAAGCGATGTACAATTGGGATTCTTCTTTGATGATGAAGATACAGAGACTTTAGCAGAGGATTATAGTGTGTACATAAAATCCGAAAAAGACTTGAAATTTAATCTTATTAATAAAAATAAGTATACTTTTGTCAAGTTTGGTTCAACTAGCTATGTAAGGTTAACGAATCTGGAAGCTGGTACTTATTATGATGTAAAGGTATATAAGGATGACGGCAACACTCTTGTATATAAAAAGGAGGACTTAAAAACCCGCGATGCTTATCATCAAGTTGAGCTTAAGTGGAGGGGACTTTCGCAATATAAATATGAGGTCTCAGTAAAGTCACTTACGGATGACAGTTATATTTTACTTGATGATGCGAACCTTGAGGAGTATACAAATTCACAAGGAAAGATTCTACCTTATTATGCTGAAAAAAACATTAAAACCAGTGGCACAGATTATGAATTCTATTATGCCAGAATTAAAACTATTCCTGTAAAGCTGGGTGATGGGACATTTGAGGATCAGCCCTTAAAAGCAAATACGAAATATTATATAAAGGTAAGGGCCAAGAAGATAGATCCTGTAGATTTATCAATAGTGTCCTATTCAAAGTATTTAGGCCCGGTATTTATTAGAACAGATTTTAATCAGAATGATTACGATGAAGAAGACAATAACACCAAGACGCAGGCTGCATTTATGGATAGAATCAATAAGCTTGAAGATGCTTTATTTTGGAGAATAGGGATTGAAAATGGAGAGGAAAACAAGCTGCTCTTAAAAGGAGAAAGAGTGGTAAATGCAATAGAGAACAGCGGAAATTATCCTTTTACCCTTGATATATCTTATTATGCTAAAGGCACATCACTAGACACAATCTACATACCTGTTGATGTATTTAGAACTTTAGACAGAGAAAACAAGAATCTTTTGATTAGGACAAGCGGTGCAGAATACAGTATCAGACCGAATACGTTTAATTTGGATTTAAGACCTGAAATCAAGGATCTTAAAGCACATGGCAATATTAATGAAATATATTTTATGCTGAATATAGGTCGTAATGAGAGCCCAAAAGTAAGTACCCCTAAGGGATTAAAAGCTGTTTCTGATATCAATGAACTGGAAGTTAGGACCATTGGTACATCTATAACTTACAAGCAGTTAAAGAGTCAGATTGATGATCGTATTTATAATAAAAGTTCAGGTCTTGTACAGGAAAAATTGGGCACACTTCTTGACACTTTACCATCAATCGATTCAAGCAGGCTTGAGGATATAATAACGGATTCTATTGATGACATTGAGCTTGAACTCTCCAAGTTTATATATTATAAGGTGGAGGGCGGCAACGGAATAACTTCTATAGTTGTTAAAAGTGCGTCTATTAAGGATTTTGATTACCCTATCCTGGCGAAGATTAACTATACTGGAGAGGTAGGGTTAAAACTTCCTTATGTAAGGTATGATGATAACACTAAATGGCAGAAGCTAAATCAAAGTGCCATTACGTCAAAGAATAACCTGGCATTTAATGTTGTAAAAACGGGTGAATATACTATACTTCTAGAGGAAGAAATTGCATCAGATTTGACTGATAATTACAAGCAAACACCTGATGTTAAGTTACTTCTTTCAAAGTATGACTTAAGTGAAGTATTTGGGGATATGAGTGCATTCTACCCTGAAGATAATGTAAAAGTAAAGGAGATAATACTTCTATACGAAAAAGTAATGGGTTTAGATAAGGGTAACGGTGGCCTTACAATAAACCAAAAAGCTCAAAAGTATGGGCTTGAAAGTTTGATAGGATTTGGTGGTGTTGTTAGAGATATAAGCAGACAGGAGACCGCCAAGGTAGTGATGTTAATATACTCGTCAAAAACAGGTGTTAGTATAAATAGTCTTATTCCAACCAGAAGCAGTAATGCTAAAGATCTTACGGCAGTAGATGATATGTACTATAAAGATGTATTGATCTCTGTAGATTTAGGTGTACTTGGTCTTAGTGACGAAGGCAGGTTTCAACCCGACGGAACTATTACAAGGGGTGAGCTGGCTAGTGCAGTTGTAAAAGTACTTGGGCTTACAGGTGATATTTAG
- a CDS encoding L,D-transpeptidase family protein, with the protein MSKYWTAGCIGMYNQDVEEIYKLVSIGQQ; encoded by the coding sequence CTGTCAAAATATTGGACTGCCGGTTGTATTGGCATGTACAACCAGGATGTTGAAGAAATATACAAACTTGTAAGCATCGGACAACAGTAA
- the atpC gene encoding ATP synthase F1 subunit epsilon: MSETFYIEILTPDRKFFWGDVETVIVKTPSGEMGILKDHMPIVVVIDIGPIKIKKDGEWIDAVLSQGFMEVKQNKAIILVDTAEWPDEIDINRANAAKERAEERILRKASQTEYIQSKAALAKAMARLAAGRKGK; the protein is encoded by the coding sequence ATGTCAGAAACATTCTATATTGAGATATTAACACCCGATAGAAAATTCTTTTGGGGTGATGTGGAGACTGTAATTGTTAAGACTCCATCAGGAGAAATGGGTATATTGAAGGATCATATGCCTATTGTAGTAGTAATTGATATTGGTCCTATTAAAATTAAAAAAGATGGAGAATGGATTGATGCAGTATTAAGTCAGGGTTTTATGGAAGTTAAGCAGAACAAGGCTATTATTTTAGTTGATACTGCAGAATGGCCTGACGAGATTGATATTAACAGGGCTAATGCAGCTAAAGAAAGAGCGGAGGAAAGAATATTGAGAAAAGCAAGTCAGACCGAGTATATTCAGTCTAAGGCAGCCTTGGCAAAAGCTATGGCAAGACTTGCAGCCGGTAGGAAGGGAAAATAG